In the Bacillus sp. SM2101 genome, AATATGACCCTCTTCATCAACTAGTGAATAGCCCTCAGGTATATACTTTGGTTTTTCAAAGGGAAAACTGGCGTAATGTTGGGCTACAATTAGTGTAAATTTATCTTCGTAAAATGATATTTCTCTACCAATTTGATGTGATCTCTTTGCTTCTTCCTCATTAGGGGATCTATTCTCTTTTTCTACTTTACTTTTTATCTCGACCAATTCCTTTAATAATTGAGTATAGCTATTGAACTCTTCTTCTGTTAAATGCTCTTCGGCTATTGATAAGGAATATTCAACATAATCAAGCTTTTCTATATCCTCATCAGGATAAGTTTCCATTAAATTTTCTTTCGAACCAAATAATTGATTAATAAATGATTCAGCAGCATCTGCAATGTAAGTACCACCAAAAGTAATACCTGCCCCAATAATTATTAATGAAGCAACCGAACCAATCATCCAATTAGGATATCTTTTCTTTTGTTCAATTTTAGCTTGCTTGACCCCTAAAGCAACTCTGTTATTTAGTTCCTTTGGAATTTTAATCTTTTCTAATTCTTGTTTTATGTTATTCACAAATCTGAGCCTCCTTAAACTCTTTACGAAGCTTATGTAATGCACGATAAAAGACTGATTTTGCTGTTCCTAATGGTATCTTTAATAAATCTGCAATTTCCTTTAATGAATAACCTTGGTAGAATTTTAAAATAATGATGCTTTTTTCATCTTCATTTAATTGATTGAGCAATTCTTCAAGGGTAACCGATAGGGAAACATCTCCATCTTCAGACCCGATGAACTCTTCATGCTCTGGTTCTAATTGAATTACTTTGTTATTTTTTCTAGCTAAGTCAATTGCACAATTTATAGCAATTTTAATTAACCACGTTTTGAAATATTTTGGATTTTTCAATGTATCTATCTTTTTGAATGATCGGTATGCTACCTCCTGAACGACATCTAATGCATCATTTTTATTTTTTACATAAACATATGCGATACGGTATATATCTTCCTGGTAGAATTCAAATAGTGTTAGGAACGCTTTATCATCCCTTTTTTGCGCTTTCTTTATTAAACGTATTATGGTTATTCATCCTCTCAATATATGCCTTATATTTATTAGACAAATGAAAGCCTGTTTTGGCTTAAAAAATTTCACAAAATAAAATTTTCTACCATATTAGTAACTATTTGTAATTAATAGTTTCTTATTATAAAAACCTAATATCATGTTGGTTCAAGTTTAATTTTAAAAAATCGTTAGTTTTCATTTTGATCCAATGTGCTAAAGGTCAAAAAAATTAGTAAGTCATTAGGATAATTTAGTAAAGCTGCATGGACATTGTGGTTACTAGTGATCAATTATAATTATTGTTTTGTAGAAACGGAAAATTATAGTATATTATTAAATAAATATTTTTCCAAAAAATTATTAATTTATAGAGGTTACCGAAATGATTTTAAAGACAAATTACAAGTAAAGGATTAAAGAAGTTATCATTGGTTTTATTTCTGTTTTCTTTTATATTCCCTTATTACGCTAGTAATCCTTGCAACTGTTAAAGAAGTAAATATCAGGACATTTGCAGGAGTTATCGTGTTATTAGGATGGGCATTAATTTACAAATTACTGCTTTGATATTAATAACAATGGAGAAATACTTGTTAAATAAAGTGATATTGAGTTTCTAAGATGATAGATGCCTAAATTATAGTTAAGGGGTGGGATTGTTTGAAAAAATCTATCTATGCTTCTGTTTTGCATTCTTATTATTTTGATTAGTGGATGTGAGGCAGAAAATAAAACTGCAAACATTAATGGACCAGAAATGAATGTTTTTTACTTTGGTGAAGGTAAGAA is a window encoding:
- a CDS encoding sigma-70 family RNA polymerase sigma factor; the encoded protein is MTIIRLIKKAQKRDDKAFLTLFEFYQEDIYRIAYVYVKNKNDALDVVQEVAYRSFKKIDTLKNPKYFKTWLIKIAINCAIDLARKNNKVIQLEPEHEEFIGSEDGDVSLSVTLEELLNQLNEDEKSIIILKFYQGYSLKEIADLLKIPLGTAKSVFYRALHKLRKEFKEAQICE
- a CDS encoding DUF4367 domain-containing protein — translated: MNNIKQELEKIKIPKELNNRVALGVKQAKIEQKKRYPNWMIGSVASLIIIGAGITFGGTYIADAAESFINQLFGSKENLMETYPDEDIEKLDYVEYSLSIAEEHLTEEEFNSYTQLLKELVEIKSKVEKENRSPNEEEAKRSHQIGREISFYEDKFTLIVAQHYASFPFEKPKYIPEGYSLVDEEGHIYNIGEESVFSLDYSNGENNFFTTQMKINQKMTPGLEYVWSGFAKSESYSLSGYEIEFVFGNSEEINKTGMRITVPEQGYKMILIADILSKEEMEKILLSMLE